Proteins from a single region of Phyllopteryx taeniolatus isolate TA_2022b chromosome 10, UOR_Ptae_1.2, whole genome shotgun sequence:
- the LOC133484589 gene encoding protocadherin alpha-3-like isoform X23, which produces MKLDYILRLWIYYSVPLFHLWSVASAQIVYSVTEESSPGSTVGNLAKDLHLHGQDLELRGLQISGPNARYLEVNAKTGTLVVKDRIDREELCSRRAKCSLEVEAIANAPLNLYRFELQIVDINDNAPYFRLPAIVLNVSESAFAGERFTLPKAFDADVGSYAVKSYQLSQNEHFSLDVQNAGEQSMSAELVLQRALDREKQSVIELTLTALDGGKPAQTGTLQVTILVQDVNDNIPIFDNALYKATVTEDAPRGTSVLSVHARDLDEGLNGEIRYSFINHDGDSDVDKFAIHSVTGEITVNGELDHEKGNAVEVRVQAKDKGSNSRASYCKILVEIIDVNDNAPRISVTSLVDAVREDAPADTMVGLLTVKDNDTDKNGVVTVRIVEPVPFKIKNTYKNHYSLVVDGALDREQVSKYTITISASDEGVPSLSSTSVITVHVSDINDNAPRFGEPVIHVFVKENSPAGALIYTMSADDPDVGENAKIFFSVINSNSRDDDVVRSNINIDSETGDIVTLQSFDYETLKTLEFKVQAADRGVPPLSGEASVNVFILDENDNSPGILPPYSEHGSANGESVPYSAEAGYFVAKIRAVDADSGYNALLSYHLSEPKGGGGGGDELFRIGSGTGEIRTKRRMSDDDLKSHPLVVLVCDHGEASLSATVSIDVLVLESTADIRTQFRHVPRKEESFSRFHLYLLIAIAAVSLVFLLSLLAFVAFKCRGRTDGAPMIAAHPDGSWSYSQATQQYDVCLGSDTLKSDLVLFPSPFPPGEAELISIHGGDTFGRTQTLPNSEKMPKGERCPPRWVPELTATVGTFATAPGVPAPPRST; this is translated from the coding sequence ATGAAACTGGACTACATTCTTCGTCTTTGGATATATTATTCCGTGCCTTTGTTTCACCTTTGGAGTGTGGCATCCGCACAGATCGTTTATTCCGTGACGGAAGAATCCAGCCCCGGGAGCACTGTGGGGAATTTAGCGAAGGACTTGCACCTCCACGGCCAGGATTTGGAATTGCGAGGTTTGCAAATATCGGGACCGAATGCCAGGTATTTGGAGGTCAATGCCAAAACGGGAACGCTTGTGGTGAAGGACAGAATAGACCGAGAGGAGCTGTGCTCTCGCCGCGCGAAGTGCTCCTTGGAGGTGGAAGCCATTGCAAACGCGCCGCTCAATCTCTATCGCTTTGAGCTTCAAATTGTGGACATAAACGACAACGCCCCGTATTTCCGGCTGCCTGCGATTGTTCTAAATGTGTCAGAGTCGGCTTTTGCTGGAGAACGATTTACTTTACCGAAAGCATTCGACGCAGATGTCGGCAGTTACGCGGTGAAAAGCTATCAGCTGAGCCAAAATGAGCATTTCTCTCTGGATGTGCAGAATGCGGGTGAGCAATCCATGTCTGCTGAATTGGTGCTGCAGAGAGCTCTGGACCGGGAGAAACAGTCGGTGATCGAGCTCACGTTAACGGCTCTGGATGGAGGAAAACCTGCTCAAACGGGGACGCTCCAAGTCACAATCCTCGTGCAGGATGTGAACGACAATATTCCAATATTCGACAACGCCTTGTACAAAGCCACAGTGACTGAAGATGCTCCGCGTGGAACAAGCGTTTTATCTGTGCATGCTCGTGATTTAGACGAGGGCCTTAATGGAGAAATTCGGTATTCTTTTATCAATCACGACGGTGACAGTGACGTTGACAAATTTGCAATTCATTCAGTGACGGGGGAAATTACGGTCAACGGTGAATTGGATCACGAAAAGGGCAACGCGGTTGAAGTCAGAGTGCAGGCAAAAGACAAAGGCTCCAATTCGAGAGCATCGTATTGTAAGATACTCGTCGAAATCATCGACGTTAATGATAATGCCCCCCGAATATCGGTGACGTCATTGGTCGACGCGGTGAGGGAGGATGCGCCGGCCGACACCATGGTGGGACTCTTAACGGTGAAAGACAACGACACGGACAAAAACGGCGTCGTTACTGTTCGCATCGTTGAGCCTGTCCCgtttaaaatcaaaaacacGTACAAAAACCACTATTCTTTGGTTGTCGACGGAGCCCTAGACAGAGAGCAGGTTTCCAAATATACTATTACGATAAGTGCGTCTGATGAAGGCGTTCCTTCGCTGTCCAGTACCAGCGTAATTACTGTGCATGTTTCTGATATCAATGACAACGCGCCCCGCTTTGGAGAACCtgtcattcatgtttttgtcaagGAAAACAGTCCCGCCGGTGCACTTATCTATACCATGAGTGCAGATGATCCAGAtgtgggagaaaatgcaaaaatattctTTTCAGTTATTAATAGCAATAGTCGCGATGATGACGTAGTGAGATCAAATATTAACATCGACTCGGAGACCGGCGACATCGTCACTTTGCAGTCGTTCGACTACGAGACGCTGAAGACGTTGGAGTTCAAGGTTCAGGCCGCAGACCGCGGCGTTCCCCCGCTCAGCGGCGAGGCGAGCGTCAACGTTTTCATCCTGGACGAGAACGACAACAGTCCCGGCATCCTGCCGCCCTATTCCGAGCACGGCTCGGCGAACGGCGAGAGCGTCCCCTATTCCGCCGAAGCGGGCTACTTTGTGGCCAAGATCAGGGCCGTGGACGCGGACTCGGGATACAACGCGCTGCTCTCCTATCACCTGTCCGAGCccaaaggcggcggcggcggcggcgacgagcTCTTCCGGATCGGAAGCGGCACCGGGGAGATTCGGACCAAGAGGAGAATGAGTGACGATGACCTGAAAAGTCACCCCTTGGTGGTGTTGGTGTGCGATCACGGAGAAGCCTCCCTGTCGGCTACTGTGTCTATTGATGTGCTGGTGCTGGAAAGCACAGCCGACATCCGCACTCAGTTCAGACACGTGCCCAGAAAGGAGGAGAGCTTCTCCCGTTTCCACTTGTATCTGCTCATCGCCATTGCGGCCGTGTCGCTCGTCTTTCTGCTCAGCCTGCTGGCTTTCGTGGCCTTCAAGTGccgcggacggacggacggcgcCCCGATGATCGCCGCCCACCCCGACGGGAGCTGGTCTTACTCCCAAGCCACTCAGCAGTATGACGTGTGTTTGGGCTCGGACACGCTCAAGAGCGACCTGGTGCTTTTCCCCTCGCCCTTTCCGCCGGGGGAAGCGGAACTCATCAGCATTCACGGCGGGGACACCTTCGGCAGGACTCAGACTTTGCCTAATAGTGAGAAG
- the LOC133484589 gene encoding protocadherin alpha-3-like isoform X24 encodes MGGGRKTSRLCCFFLVNVWHCCAAQISYSISEEVDKGTVAGNLAKDLNVNVRDLQTRDLSVVSVYSKEYFKADFRTGELYVAERIDREELCPKATRCALSFEAILRKPMSLQRLEVLVDDLNDNAPRFVEDSHSMNVSESSPAGERFLLPLALDADIGANSVKTYKLSTNEYFSLDVQGGGEQSVSAELVLLKALDREKQAAIKLTLTAVDGGKPSKTGTLLLNVNVLDANDNTPSFSQALYKARVKENAPPGSLVIQLSATDLDEGDNGRLRFAFVKRAHFDPADVFFIDAHAGEITVKGRLDYEAQAAYDIHVQATDQGLSPRRANAKLLVEVLDVNDNAPEIVVTSLTNPVNEDSELGSVVALVTVTDKDGGKNGNTQCRLGASAPFKLKSNYKNYYSLVVDGPLDREEDAFYNVTLVANDEGSPPLTSTSLIAIQVADVNDNAPRFSESTMNIYVQENGPVGATVHRITAKDSDMNENARVTYAILGDANGIPITTMLNIDSESGDIVTLQSFDYETVKTLEFKVQAADRGVPPLSGEASVNVFILDENDNSPGILPPYSEHGSANGESVPYSAEAGYFVAKIRAVDADSGYNALLSYHLSEPKGGGGGGGELFRIGSGTGEIRTKRRMSDDDLKSHPLVVLVCDHGEASLSATVSIDVLVLESTADIRTQFRHVPRKEESFSRFHLYLLIAIAAVSLVFLLSLLAFVAFKCRGRTDGAPMIAAHPDGSWSYSQATQQYDVCLGSDTLKSDLVLFPSPFPPGEAELISIHGGDTFGRTQTLPHSEKMPKGERCPPRWVPELTATVGTFATAPGVPAPPRST; translated from the coding sequence ATGGGCGGTGGACGGAAAACGTCGCGGCTGTGCTGTTTCTTTCTTGTGAATGTATGGCACTGCTGCGCTGCGCAGATTTCCTACTCTATTTCCGAAGAGGTGGACAAAGGAACCGTGGCGGGCAACCTTGCGAAGGACTTAAATGTCAACGTGAGGGACCTTCAAACTCGGGATCTCAGTGTGGTGTCGGTTTACAGTAAGGAATATTTCAAGGCCGATTTTCGAACGGGAGAGCTTTATGTCGCCGAGCGAATAGACCGCGAGGAGTTGTGTCCAAAGGCGACAAGATGCGCTCTCAGCTTCGAAGCCATCCTGAGAAAGCCGATGTCGCTGCAACGACTTGAGGTGCTGGTTGACGACTTGAACGACAACGCACCTCGCTTCGTGGAGGACTCGCATTCAATGAACGTGTCTGAATCCTCACCCGCGGGCGAGCGTTTCTTACTCCCGCTGGCGCTTGACGCTGATATCGGAGCAAACTCGGTGAAGACTTACAAGCTGAgcacaaatgaatatttttctcTTGACGTGCAAGGCGGCGGAGAGCAGAGTGTCTCAGCTGAGTTGGTGCTGCTGAAAGCTTTAGACAGAGAAAAACAAGCCGCGATTAAATTAACACTTACTGCCGTTGATGGAGGAAAGCCTTCCAAAACTGGAACGTTGTTGTTgaatgtcaatgttttggatgCTAACGATAACACGCCTTCATTTAGTCAAGCGCTGTACAAGGCTCGCGTGAAAGAAAATGCGCCCCCTGGGTCTTTAGTGATTCAGTTGAGTGCGACAGATTTGGACGAAGGGGACAACGGGAGGCTGAGGTTCGCTTTTGTTAAACGCGCCCATTTTGACCCCGCAGACGTGTTTTTCATCGATGCCCACGCGGGTGAGATCACTGTCAAAGGCCGTTTGGATTACGAGGCGCAAGCGGCGTACGACATTCACGTCCAAGCGACCGATCAAGGTTTGTCGCCTCGGAGGGCCAATGCAAAGCTCCTCGTGGAAGTGCTCGACGTGAACGACAATGCTCCAGAAATTGTGGTGACGTCACTCACGAACCCGGTTAACGAAGACTCTGAGCTCGGGAGCGTCGTGGCTTTAGTGACGGTGACTGATAAGGACGGAGGGAAGAATGGCAATACTCAATGCAGATTAGGCGCCTCTGCGCCTTTTAAGCTGAAATCTAATTATAAAAACTATTACTCTCTAGTTGTCGATGGCCCACTTGATAGGGAAGAAGACGCCTTTTACAATGTCACTCTTGTTGCAAATGATGAGGGGAGCCCTCCTCTAACCAGCACAAGTCTTATTGCCATTCAAGTAGCAGATGTTAATGACAACGCGCCACGTTTCTCTGAATCCACGATGAATATTTATGTCCAAGAAAACGGTCCTGTGGGCGCCACTGTCCACAGAATAACCGCAAAAGATTCAGATATGAATGAGAACGCAAGAGTGACGTATGCAATATTGGGGGATGCGAATGGAATTCCGATAACGACGATGCTAAACATCGACTCGGAGAGCGGCGACATCGTCACTTTGCAGTCGTTCGACTACGAGACGGTGAAGACGTTGGAGTTCAAGGTTCAGGCCGCAGACCGCGGCGTTCCCCCGCTCAGCGGCGAGGCGAGCGTCAACGTTTTCATCCTGGACGAGAACGACAACAGTCCCGGCATCCTGCCGCCCTATTCCGAGCACGGCTCGGCGAACGGCGAGAGCGTCCCCTATTCCGCCGAAGCGGGCTACTTTGTGGCCAAGATCAGGGCCGTGGACGCGGACTCGGGATACAACGCGCTGCTCTCCTATCACCTGTCCGAGCccaaaggcggcggcggcggcggcggcgagctCTTCCGGATCGGAAGCGGCACCGGGGAGATTCGGACCAAGAGGAGAATGAGTGACGATGACCTGAAAAGTCACCCCTTGGTGGTGTTGGTGTGCGATCACGGAGAAGCCTCCCTGTCGGCTACTGTGTCTATTGATGTGCTGGTGCTGGAAAGCACAGCCGACATCCGCACTCAGTTCAGACACGTGCCCAGAAAGGAGGAGAGCTTCTCCCGTTTCCACTTGTATCTGCTCATCGCCATTGCGGCCGTGTCGCTCGTCTTTCTGCTCAGCCTGCTGGCTTTCGTGGCCTTCAAGTGccgcggacggacggacggcgcCCCGATGATCGCCGCCCACCCCGACGGGAGCTGGTCTTACTCCCAAGCCACTCAGCAGTATGACGTGTGTTTGGGCTCGGACACGCTCAAGAGCGACCTGGTGCTCTTCCCCTCGCCCTTTCCGCCGGGAGAAGCGGAACTGATCAGCATTCACGGCGGGGACACCTTCGGCAGGACTCAGACTTTGCCTCATAGCGAGAAG
- the LOC133484589 gene encoding protocadherin alpha-3-like isoform X15, with translation MGGGRKTSRLCCFFLVNVWHCCAAQISYSISEEVDKGTVAGNLAKDLNVNVRDLQTRDLSVVSVYSKEYFKADFRTGELYVAERIDREELCPKATRCALSFEAILRKPMSLQRLEVLVDDLNDNAPRFVEDSHSMNVSESSPAGERFLLPLALDADIGANSVKTYKLSTNEYFSLDVQGGGEQSVSAELVLLKALDREKQAAIKLTLTAVDGGKPSKTGTLLLNVNVLDANDNTPSFSQALYKARVKENAPPGSLVIQLSATDLDEGDNGRLRFAFVKRAHFDPADVFFIDAHAGEITVKGRLDYEAQAAYDIHVQATDQGLSPRRANAKLLVEVLDVNDNAPEIVVTSLTNPVNEDSELGSVVALVTVTDKDGGKNGNTQCRLGASAPFKLKSNYKNYYSLVVDGPLDREEDAFYNVTLVANDEGSPPLTSTSLIAIQVADVNDNAPRFSESTMNIYVQENGPVGATVHRITAKDSDMNENARVTYAILGDANGIPITTMLNIDSESGDIVTLQSFDYETVKTLEFKVQAADRGVPPLSGEASVNVFILDENDNSPGILPPYSEHGSANGESVPYSAEAGYFVAKIRAVDADSGYNALLSYHLSEPKGGGGGGGELFRIGSGTGEIRTKRRMSDDDLKSHPLVVLVCDHGEASLSATVSIDVLVLESTADIRTQFRHVPRKEESFSRFHLYLLIAIAAVSLVFLLSLLAFVAFKCRGRTDGAPMIAAHPDGSWSYSQATQQYDVCLGSDTLKSDLVLFPSPFPPGEAELISIHGGDTFGRTQTLPHSEKPKFPNSDWRYSASLRAGGVMQSPYGGVLGDAGSPGRSGSELAHGIKRC, from the coding sequence ATGGGCGGTGGACGGAAAACGTCGCGGCTGTGCTGTTTCTTTCTTGTGAATGTATGGCACTGCTGCGCTGCGCAGATTTCCTACTCTATTTCCGAAGAGGTGGACAAAGGAACCGTGGCGGGCAACCTTGCGAAGGACTTAAATGTCAACGTGAGGGACCTTCAAACTCGGGATCTCAGTGTGGTGTCGGTTTACAGTAAGGAATATTTCAAGGCCGATTTTCGAACGGGAGAGCTTTATGTCGCCGAGCGAATAGACCGCGAGGAGTTGTGTCCAAAGGCGACAAGATGCGCTCTCAGCTTCGAAGCCATCCTGAGAAAGCCGATGTCGCTGCAACGACTTGAGGTGCTGGTTGACGACTTGAACGACAACGCACCTCGCTTCGTGGAGGACTCGCATTCAATGAACGTGTCTGAATCCTCACCCGCGGGCGAGCGTTTCTTACTCCCGCTGGCGCTTGACGCTGATATCGGAGCAAACTCGGTGAAGACTTACAAGCTGAgcacaaatgaatatttttctcTTGACGTGCAAGGCGGCGGAGAGCAGAGTGTCTCAGCTGAGTTGGTGCTGCTGAAAGCTTTAGACAGAGAAAAACAAGCCGCGATTAAATTAACACTTACTGCCGTTGATGGAGGAAAGCCTTCCAAAACTGGAACGTTGTTGTTgaatgtcaatgttttggatgCTAACGATAACACGCCTTCATTTAGTCAAGCGCTGTACAAGGCTCGCGTGAAAGAAAATGCGCCCCCTGGGTCTTTAGTGATTCAGTTGAGTGCGACAGATTTGGACGAAGGGGACAACGGGAGGCTGAGGTTCGCTTTTGTTAAACGCGCCCATTTTGACCCCGCAGACGTGTTTTTCATCGATGCCCACGCGGGTGAGATCACTGTCAAAGGCCGTTTGGATTACGAGGCGCAAGCGGCGTACGACATTCACGTCCAAGCGACCGATCAAGGTTTGTCGCCTCGGAGGGCCAATGCAAAGCTCCTCGTGGAAGTGCTCGACGTGAACGACAATGCTCCAGAAATTGTGGTGACGTCACTCACGAACCCGGTTAACGAAGACTCTGAGCTCGGGAGCGTCGTGGCTTTAGTGACGGTGACTGATAAGGACGGAGGGAAGAATGGCAATACTCAATGCAGATTAGGCGCCTCTGCGCCTTTTAAGCTGAAATCTAATTATAAAAACTATTACTCTCTAGTTGTCGATGGCCCACTTGATAGGGAAGAAGACGCCTTTTACAATGTCACTCTTGTTGCAAATGATGAGGGGAGCCCTCCTCTAACCAGCACAAGTCTTATTGCCATTCAAGTAGCAGATGTTAATGACAACGCGCCACGTTTCTCTGAATCCACGATGAATATTTATGTCCAAGAAAACGGTCCTGTGGGCGCCACTGTCCACAGAATAACCGCAAAAGATTCAGATATGAATGAGAACGCAAGAGTGACGTATGCAATATTGGGGGATGCGAATGGAATTCCGATAACGACGATGCTAAACATCGACTCGGAGAGCGGCGACATCGTCACTTTGCAGTCGTTCGACTACGAGACGGTGAAGACGTTGGAGTTCAAGGTTCAGGCCGCAGACCGCGGCGTTCCCCCGCTCAGCGGCGAGGCGAGCGTCAACGTTTTCATCCTGGACGAGAACGACAACAGTCCCGGCATCCTGCCGCCCTATTCCGAGCACGGCTCGGCGAACGGCGAGAGCGTCCCCTATTCCGCCGAAGCGGGCTACTTTGTGGCCAAGATCAGGGCCGTGGACGCGGACTCGGGATACAACGCGCTGCTCTCCTATCACCTGTCCGAGCccaaaggcggcggcggcggcggcggcgagctCTTCCGGATCGGAAGCGGCACCGGGGAGATTCGGACCAAGAGGAGAATGAGTGACGATGACCTGAAAAGTCACCCCTTGGTGGTGTTGGTGTGCGATCACGGAGAAGCCTCCCTGTCGGCTACTGTGTCTATTGATGTGCTGGTGCTGGAAAGCACAGCCGACATCCGCACTCAGTTCAGACACGTGCCCAGAAAGGAGGAGAGCTTCTCCCGTTTCCACTTGTATCTGCTCATCGCCATTGCGGCCGTGTCGCTCGTCTTTCTGCTCAGCCTGCTGGCTTTCGTGGCCTTCAAGTGccgcggacggacggacggcgcCCCGATGATCGCCGCCCACCCCGACGGGAGCTGGTCTTACTCCCAAGCCACTCAGCAGTATGACGTGTGTTTGGGCTCGGACACGCTCAAGAGCGACCTGGTGCTCTTCCCCTCGCCCTTTCCGCCGGGAGAAGCGGAACTGATCAGCATTCACGGCGGGGACACCTTCGGCAGGACTCAGACTTTGCCTCATAGCGAGAAG
- the LOC133484589 gene encoding protocadherin alpha-8-like isoform X14: MKLDYILRLWIYYSVPLFHLWSVASAQIVYSVTEESSPGSTVGNLAKDLHLHGQDLELRGLQISGPNARYLEVNAKTGTLVVKDRIDREELCSRRAKCSLEVEAIANAPLNLYRFELQIVDINDNAPYFRLPAIVLNVSESAFAGERFTLPKAFDADVGSYAVKSYQLSQNEHFSLDVQNAGEQSMSAELVLQRALDREKQSVIELTLTALDGGKPAQTGTLQVTILVQDVNDNIPIFDNALYKATVTEDAPRGTSVLSVHARDLDEGLNGEIRYSFINHDGDSDVDKFAIHSVTGEITVNGELDHEKGNAVEVRVQAKDKGSNSRASYCKILVEIIDVNDNAPRISVTSLVDAVREDAPADTMVGLLTVKDNDTDKNGVVTVRIVEPVPFKIKNTYKNHYSLVVDGALDREQVSKYTITISASDEGVPSLSSTSVITVHVSDINDNAPRFGEPVIHVFVKENSPAGALIYTMSADDPDVGENAKIFFSVINSNSRDDDVVRSNINIDSETGDIVTLQSFDYETLKTLEFKVQAADRGVPPLSGEASVNVFILDENDNSPGILPPYSEHGSANGESVPYSAEAGYFVAKIRAVDADSGYNALLSYHLSEPKGGGGGGDELFRIGSGTGEIRTKRRMSDDDLKSHPLVVLVCDHGEASLSATVSIDVLVLESTADIRTQFRHVPRKEESFSRFHLYLLIAIAAVSLVFLLSLLAFVAFKCRGRTDGAPMIAAHPDGSWSYSQATQQYDVCLGSDTLKSDLVLFPSPFPPGEAELISIHGGDTFGRTQTLPNSEKPKFPNSDWRYSASLRAGGVMQSPYGGVLGDAGSPGRSGSELAHGIKRC, translated from the coding sequence ATGAAACTGGACTACATTCTTCGTCTTTGGATATATTATTCCGTGCCTTTGTTTCACCTTTGGAGTGTGGCATCCGCACAGATCGTTTATTCCGTGACGGAAGAATCCAGCCCCGGGAGCACTGTGGGGAATTTAGCGAAGGACTTGCACCTCCACGGCCAGGATTTGGAATTGCGAGGTTTGCAAATATCGGGACCGAATGCCAGGTATTTGGAGGTCAATGCCAAAACGGGAACGCTTGTGGTGAAGGACAGAATAGACCGAGAGGAGCTGTGCTCTCGCCGCGCGAAGTGCTCCTTGGAGGTGGAAGCCATTGCAAACGCGCCGCTCAATCTCTATCGCTTTGAGCTTCAAATTGTGGACATAAACGACAACGCCCCGTATTTCCGGCTGCCTGCGATTGTTCTAAATGTGTCAGAGTCGGCTTTTGCTGGAGAACGATTTACTTTACCGAAAGCATTCGACGCAGATGTCGGCAGTTACGCGGTGAAAAGCTATCAGCTGAGCCAAAATGAGCATTTCTCTCTGGATGTGCAGAATGCGGGTGAGCAATCCATGTCTGCTGAATTGGTGCTGCAGAGAGCTCTGGACCGGGAGAAACAGTCGGTGATCGAGCTCACGTTAACGGCTCTGGATGGAGGAAAACCTGCTCAAACGGGGACGCTCCAAGTCACAATCCTCGTGCAGGATGTGAACGACAATATTCCAATATTCGACAACGCCTTGTACAAAGCCACAGTGACTGAAGATGCTCCGCGTGGAACAAGCGTTTTATCTGTGCATGCTCGTGATTTAGACGAGGGCCTTAATGGAGAAATTCGGTATTCTTTTATCAATCACGACGGTGACAGTGACGTTGACAAATTTGCAATTCATTCAGTGACGGGGGAAATTACGGTCAACGGTGAATTGGATCACGAAAAGGGCAACGCGGTTGAAGTCAGAGTGCAGGCAAAAGACAAAGGCTCCAATTCGAGAGCATCGTATTGTAAGATACTCGTCGAAATCATCGACGTTAATGATAATGCCCCCCGAATATCGGTGACGTCATTGGTCGACGCGGTGAGGGAGGATGCGCCGGCCGACACCATGGTGGGACTCTTAACGGTGAAAGACAACGACACGGACAAAAACGGCGTCGTTACTGTTCGCATCGTTGAGCCTGTCCCgtttaaaatcaaaaacacGTACAAAAACCACTATTCTTTGGTTGTCGACGGAGCCCTAGACAGAGAGCAGGTTTCCAAATATACTATTACGATAAGTGCGTCTGATGAAGGCGTTCCTTCGCTGTCCAGTACCAGCGTAATTACTGTGCATGTTTCTGATATCAATGACAACGCGCCCCGCTTTGGAGAACCtgtcattcatgtttttgtcaagGAAAACAGTCCCGCCGGTGCACTTATCTATACCATGAGTGCAGATGATCCAGAtgtgggagaaaatgcaaaaatattctTTTCAGTTATTAATAGCAATAGTCGCGATGATGACGTAGTGAGATCAAATATTAACATCGACTCGGAGACCGGCGACATCGTCACTTTGCAGTCGTTCGACTACGAGACGCTGAAGACGTTGGAGTTCAAGGTTCAGGCCGCAGACCGCGGCGTTCCCCCGCTCAGCGGCGAGGCGAGCGTCAACGTTTTCATCCTGGACGAGAACGACAACAGTCCCGGCATCCTGCCGCCCTATTCCGAGCACGGCTCGGCGAACGGCGAGAGCGTCCCCTATTCCGCCGAAGCGGGCTACTTTGTGGCCAAGATCAGGGCCGTGGACGCGGACTCGGGATACAACGCGCTGCTCTCCTATCACCTGTCCGAGCccaaaggcggcggcggcggcggcgacgagcTCTTCCGGATCGGAAGCGGCACCGGGGAGATTCGGACCAAGAGGAGAATGAGTGACGATGACCTGAAAAGTCACCCCTTGGTGGTGTTGGTGTGCGATCACGGAGAAGCCTCCCTGTCGGCTACTGTGTCTATTGATGTGCTGGTGCTGGAAAGCACAGCCGACATCCGCACTCAGTTCAGACACGTGCCCAGAAAGGAGGAGAGCTTCTCCCGTTTCCACTTGTATCTGCTCATCGCCATTGCGGCCGTGTCGCTCGTCTTTCTGCTCAGCCTGCTGGCTTTCGTGGCCTTCAAGTGccgcggacggacggacggcgcCCCGATGATCGCCGCCCACCCCGACGGGAGCTGGTCTTACTCCCAAGCCACTCAGCAGTATGACGTGTGTTTGGGCTCGGACACGCTCAAGAGCGACCTGGTGCTTTTCCCCTCGCCCTTTCCGCCGGGGGAAGCGGAACTCATCAGCATTCACGGCGGGGACACCTTCGGCAGGACTCAGACTTTGCCTAATAGTGAGAAG